Within the Prevotella scopos JCM 17725 genome, the region ATGCTCGTACTTCTTCACCTCTTCAGTCTATCCGTACGGGTCGTGGACGCTGTGGAGAGGAGAGTACTTTTACGGTAGCTGCCCTCCGTTCTATCGGTATTCCAGCTCGTCAGGTATATACTCCTCGATGGGCACATACGGATGACAATCATGCTTGGGTAGAAGCTTGGGCTGATGGCAAATGGTATTTCTTAGGTGCTTGTGAGCCAGAGCCAGTACTCAACCTTGCTTGGTTTAACGAGCCCGCATCACGTGCAATGCTCATGCACACACGTGCTTTCGGTGATTATGAGGGTCCAGAGGAGGTGATGTTACGTACCAATAACTTCACCGAGATTAACCTCATTGACAACTATGGCAGTACGTCTAAGATTGATTTTAAGATTATTGATAAAGATGGTAAGCCTGTTGACAACGCAAAGGTAGACTTCAAGATTTATAATTATGCCGAGTTCTATACCGCTGTGTCTAAGTACACAGGTACTGATGGAACGACCTTCCTCTCTGCTGGTAAGGGCGATATGATTGTCTGGGCATCAAAGGATGGACAGTTTGGCTTTGCTAAAGCCACCTTTGGAAAGGATAAGTCAATCACCATCAAACTGGATTATAACGAGCAAAATATGCCAAAGGAGGCTGACCTCGACATCGTTCCACCTGCTTCAAATACCACATTACCAGCCGTTACCAAGGCACAGCGTGATGAGAATACTCGTCGTTTGACTTATGAGGATTCAATCCGTCATGCCTACATTGCCACCTTCCCAACGGCAGAGTCTATGAAAGATTATCGCTATCCAGCAGCTACTCCTTATATTGTTAAGGCACGTGGAAACTGGAAAACTATCAAGGCTTTTGTAGAGAAGTATGCTAATCAGCAAGATCGTGCCCTAAAATTGCTCAGTACTTTGAGCGACAAGGACCTCCGTGACATGCCAATGGAAATCTTGGAGGATAACATGAAGGCAAAGAGCAACCAACTCTCTCCACGTGTTGAGAGTGAAATGATTCTCAAACCGTTCAAACAATTCTTTGAGAAAGCCTTTGCAAAGGAGGCTGCAAGTTTCCGTAAGAACCCAGCTTTATTGGTTGAATGGATTAGAAAGAATATCAAAATGAATCCTGATACTCGTGCAATGAGAATCCCACAGACACCAAGAAGTGTTTGGGAGAGCCGTATTACCGATAGCCGTAGTCGTGATATCTTCTTCGTAGATGTTGCACGCAGCTTAGGTATTGAGGCTCGTATGGATCCTGTGGCATGGAAGATTCAGTATAAGCAGAACGGCAAATGGGTGGATGTTGACTTTGATTCAGCAGCACAACAGACTGCGAAGACTGGTAAATTAGTACTGACATTCACTCCTGATGGTTTCCTCGATGATCCTAAGTATTATAGCCATTTCAGCATTAGTAAGATTG harbors:
- a CDS encoding transglutaminase-like domain-containing protein, whose protein sequence is MKKILLSLFLAAVSLSSYAQHFITDPNFRQKVENAFQAKMKVIGKKFYNTKGLRVSPEEEEALRFLYAYMPIADATDYPTAYHLKNIRTALQTRKSMAWGKDVPELLFRHFVLPMRVNNEPLDSSRAIFYRELSERVKGLPMKEAILEVNHWCHERVTYEPSDARTSSPLQSIRTGRGRCGEESTFTVAALRSIGIPARQVYTPRWAHTDDNHAWVEAWADGKWYFLGACEPEPVLNLAWFNEPASRAMLMHTRAFGDYEGPEEVMLRTNNFTEINLIDNYGSTSKIDFKIIDKDGKPVDNAKVDFKIYNYAEFYTAVSKYTGTDGTTFLSAGKGDMIVWASKDGQFGFAKATFGKDKSITIKLDYNEQNMPKEADLDIVPPASNTTLPAVTKAQRDENTRRLTYEDSIRHAYIATFPTAESMKDYRYPAATPYIVKARGNWKTIKAFVEKYANQQDRALKLLSTLSDKDLRDMPMEILEDNMKAKSNQLSPRVESEMILKPFKQFFEKAFAKEAASFRKNPALLVEWIRKNIKMNPDTRAMRIPQTPRSVWESRITDSRSRDIFFVDVARSLGIEARMDPVAWKIQYKQNGKWVDVDFDSAAQQTAKTGKLVLTFTPDGFLDDPKYYSHFSISKIVYGQTWLMNFDEGQVDMGGGATWSNTFKNGATLDEGTYILVTGQRMADGSVLAHSRFFQIKPGETTTLPLDVRQESEGVKVIGSFNSEDLFDKDGQSVSILSQTGRGYYVLGVLGIGQEPTNHALHDIEKMKDKLDKWGRPFVLLFKNEAEAKKFQAQKGEFPNLPAKTIFGIDKDGTIQQEIAKEMKLRNTEQLPIFIIADTFNRIVFLSQGYTIGLGEQLVKTSSKL